A part of Arachis hypogaea cultivar Tifrunner chromosome 12, arahy.Tifrunner.gnm2.J5K5, whole genome shotgun sequence genomic DNA contains:
- the LOC112727792 gene encoding spermidine hydroxycinnamoyl transferase-like: MVTILGTHTVIPKEETPKGLLWLSDNDQLWRWSHTPSIYVYNPKQNNAKNNNTVVDVNVLVERMRESLSEILVHYYPLAGRLSWTDGGRLELDCNAKGVLLLEAESKKSMAEYGDFTPNEPSIKELIPAVDYSCQINELPLFLAQVTKFHGGDGGFAVGILFSHPLGDGLAAIRFINSWAKLTRGAKLDPSELPFLDRTVLKPTGPLTPPLFDHREFKPLPLILGRTDNIEEQKKKTTFALLKLTPEHVQKLKKNANANVTANGNGNAPHNPSPRPYSRFEIISAHIWRCACKARNLEENQPTVVKFNVDIRNRLNPPLPQNYFGNALGPTVTPTCYAKEITTQPISYASQKIREAVNKVSNHEFVKSQMHYVAGFENRWDLIRTPYLEKGEYRADVPFFGNPNIILGSWMSMPFYEADFGLGKPFYFGPGGVCPYDRGVIALMPDEDGDNGYGVVVYMHFQVDHMKDFIKYFWEDI, translated from the coding sequence ATGGTAACAATCTTAGGTACTCATACAGTGATCCCAAAAGAAGAAACTCCAAAGGGTCTTCTATGGCTATCAGACAACGACCAACTTTGGCGATGGAGTCATACACCTTCAATCTACGTTTACAACCCAAAACAGAACAACGCCAAGAACAACAACACTGTCGTCGATGTCAATGTCCTTGTTGAGCGAATGCGAGAGTCTCTCAGCGAGATTCTCGTTCACTACTATCCATTAGCCGGGAGGCTGAGTTGGACGGACGGTGGCCGTTTGGAACTCGATTGCAACGCAAAGGGGGTATTGCTTCTCGAAGCTGAATCGAAGAAATCAATGGCGGAATATGGAGACTTCACTCCAAATGAACCCAGCATCAAAGAACTCATCCCAGCTGTTGACTACTCTTGTCAAATAAACGAGCTTCCTTTGTTCTTGGCACAGGTGACAAAGTTCCACGGCGGCGATGGCGGCTTTGCAGTCGGAATCCTTTTTTCTCATCCATTAGGCGATGGCCTCGCCGCCATTCGCTTCATCAACTCATGGGCGAAGCTCACTCGAGGTGCGAAGCTAGATCCAAGCGAGCTTCCGTTTCTCGACCGAACCGTGCTCAAACCAACTGGGCCATTAACTCCACCCCTGTTCGACCACCGGGAGTTCAAGCCTCTGCCGCTCATCCTCGGAAGAACCGACAACATCGAAGAGCAAAAGAAGAAGACGACCTTCGCGCTGTTAAAACTCACACCAGAACACGTCcagaagctcaaaaagaatgcaaatgcaaatgtaaCAGCAAATGGAAACGGTAACGCTCCTCATAACCCATCTCCGAGACCGTACAGCAGATTCGAAATTATCAGCGCACATATATGGAGATGCGCTTGCAAAGCTCGTAATCTTGAAGAGAATCAACCAACGGTCGTTAAATTCAACGTCGATATTCGCAACAGATTGAATCCGCCACTTCCTCAAAACTACTTCGGAAACGCGTTGGGTCCGACGGTTACGCCAACTTGCTACGCTAAAGAAATCACCACTCAACCAATCAGTTACGCATCGCAGAAAATAAGGGAAGCTGTTAATAAAGTGTCGAATCACGAGTTTGTTAAATCACAAATGCATTACGTGGCAGGGTTTGAAAACCGTTGGGATCTGATTAGGACACCTTATTTGGAGAAAGGTGAGTATAGAGCTGATGTGCCTTTCTTTGGGAATCCTAACATTATACTTGGCAGTTGGATGAGCATGCCGTTTTATGAGGCTGATTTTGGGTTGGGGAAGCCGTTTTATTTTGGTCCTGGTGGTGTGTGTCCTTATGATAGAGGGGTTATTGCTCTAATGCCTGACGAAGATGGTGATAATGGATATGGTGTTGTGGTGTACATGCACTTTCAGGTAGACCACATGAAAGATTTCATCAAATACTTTTGGGAAGATATTTGA